GGGATCGCGGGATTTGTGCCAGCGTCGAGCATCCGTTTCCCCCATGGGGGAATGATCCATGGAGAAATCATATGAGCCAGTCTGTAGAGCAGAAAGACAGCGGGTTGTCGAGCAAGGCCATGCGCGTTCTCGCCGTCGTGATGGCGGTGCTCGCGGTCATCTATTTCCTCCCGGCATTCATGTCGAGAACCGCGGAAATCAATGGGGTGACCAAGGCTGCGGCATACAAGTCCGCGATGAAGGTCAAGCGCTACCTGTCGACCAACGATCGCGTGATCTTCGATACGGCGTTCGGCCTCCTCGACAAGATCAAGTCGCAGGAGGGGCCGGACGCCTTCGCCAAGGCGGTGGACGGTATGACGCCCGAAGAGGTCATCGAACTGGCAAGGACTGCGGTCAACGCTAGGATCGCGGCGGGTGATCCGGAGTTCAGGCAGTACGCTTCCTGGGACGACATGATTGCGAAGCTGGTGGATACCAGCCTCGGTTCCTCGCGTTCACGCCAGGGCGCAGGGCAGCAGCCGGCGCCGCTGCGCCAGTCGGAGCGTCCCGGCCGTCCGCAGTGAGTTTCGGAGGGACCTTGACAGCGGACGTGGCCACGCTCACGCCGGTCGGCGGCCACGACCATCAGGGGTGCATAGATCGCGCCCTGGGCCGTGCCGAAAAACTCTGCAGCGAGCGCGGGGTGCGCTTCACGCCGCTGCGGCGCAAAGTGCTCGCGCTGATCTGGGAAAACCACGAGGCGGTCAAGGCTTACGACCTGCTCGAACTGCTCAAGTCGTTCGATCCGTCGGCCAAGCCCGCAACCGTATACCGGGCGCTGGATTTCCTGCTGGAGCAGGGCTTCATCCACCGCGTCGAGAGCCTCAATGCCTTCATCGGCTGCAGTGACGTGGGACGCCAGCACGAGCTCCTGCTGCTGATCTGCGACCGCTGTCATACGGTCGAAGAGCGTGCCGCCTCATCCGTCATGGCCGCCGTGGCTGCGGAAATCGCCTCGGCCGGTTTTCGCGTTCGCTACAAGGCGCTGGAAATACACGGCATTTGCACGGCTTGCGCGGCGCAAGAACCTTCCTTTTGAGTTTTTCCGGAATTCCTGCCTGACCACTGGTGCGGGTTGCGGCATCGTCCTGGCGCGACAAGGGTCGGCTTGTTTTTGTTACTTTATAACATATATAATTTCGCCCGCTGCTAGAGCTGCTCTTCGGGTTGGCTGCGAGTGTTTGCCGGAACATAAGGGAGCGGATGGCGCGAGACGAGTGACGATATAACATCATTGCTGATCCAAGAAAGGTTCAGGAAGCATCATGCTCAAACGATTTTCCCTGTCTTTGTGCTCCATTGCGTTAGCGGCGCCGATCCATGCCGCCGAGGTTTCCGAGCCAGCGGGCAAGCGGGTCCCTAGCGAGAAGGATCAGCCCGCCGCCGGTGTGGAGCCGGCTCCTGTGCAGCTCGAACCGGTCGTCATCAGCAGTCCGTTGGAAGAAAGGGTCTCCGAAATGGCGCGGCCGGTGACCGTGCTGACGGGCAGCGAATTGCGCCGGAAGATTGGGGGCACGATCGGTGAAACCCTCAAGCAGGAAGCCGGCGTGACCAGCGAATCCTTCGGTCCGGGCGTAGGCATACCGGTGATCCGGGGACAGACGGGGCCACGTGTCCAGGTTATGACCAACAGCATAGGCACCGGCGACGTGTCGCAGATCAGCCCGGACCATGCCAATGCGGTGGAACCGGTGCTGGCCGACCGCGTGGAAGTACTGCGCGGTCCGGCGACTCTGCTGTACGGCAGCGGGGCGATCGGCGGCATCGTCAACGTCCTCGACAACCGCATTCCCTCGCTGGTGCCGGACAAACTGATGACGGCGACCGGGGAACAGCGGTTCAACTCGGTCTCGGGCCAGACCACGACCAATCTCAAGGTAGAGGGC
This portion of the Methylococcus mesophilus genome encodes:
- a CDS encoding transcriptional repressor, encoding MTADVATLTPVGGHDHQGCIDRALGRAEKLCSERGVRFTPLRRKVLALIWENHEAVKAYDLLELLKSFDPSAKPATVYRALDFLLEQGFIHRVESLNAFIGCSDVGRQHELLLLICDRCHTVEERAASSVMAAVAAEIASAGFRVRYKALEIHGICTACAAQEPSF